In the Rhinoderma darwinii isolate aRhiDar2 chromosome 13, aRhiDar2.hap1, whole genome shotgun sequence genome, one interval contains:
- the AHCY gene encoding adenosylhomocysteinase: MSEKLPYKVADITLAEWGRKAIEIAENEMPGLMKMRDMYSETKPLKGARIAGCLHMTLQTAVLIETLTALGAEVQWSSCNIFSTQDHAAAAIAKTGVPVYAWKGETDEEYIWCIEQTLFFPGGKPLNMILDDGGDLTNLVHTKHADLLKGIKGISEETTTGVHNLYKMKNEGTLKIPAINVNDSVTKSKFDNLYGCRESLIDGIKRATDVMIAGKVAVVAGYGDVGKGCAQALRAFGARVIITEIDPINALQAAMEGYEVTTMDEACKEGNIFVTTTGCTDIVDGKHFEEMKDDSIVCNIGHFDIELDVKWLNKNAVKKVNIKPQVDRYLLKNKRHIILLAEGRLVNLGCAMGHPSFVMSNSFTNQVMAQVELWTNTDKYPVGVYFLPKKLDEAVAAAHLDKLGVKLTKLTEKQAKYLGLEKEGPFKPDHYRY; encoded by the exons CGGACATCACTTTGGCCGAATGGGGTCGTAAAGCCATTGAAATTGCAGAAAATGAGATGCCTGGGCTGATGAAGATGAGAGACATGTATTCTGAGACCAAGCCTCTGAAGGGAGCCAGGATCGCTGGATGCCTGCACATGACACTCCAGACAGCTGTCCttatagagaccctgaccgcgctGGGAGCTGAG GTGCAGTGGTCCAGCTGTAATATCTTTTCAACTCAGGATCATGCTGCTGCAGCCATTGCCAAAACTGGTGTTCCAG TCTATGCCTGGAAGGGAGAGACCGATGAAGAATACATCTGGTGTATTGAGCAGACTTTGTTCTTTCCTGGTGGCAAACCCCTGAACATGATCCTTGATGATGGTGGAGATCTTACCAACCTTGTTCACACCAAACACGCGGACTTACTCAAAG GCATTAAAGGCATCTCTGAAGAGACCACAACTGGGGTGCACAACCTGTACAAAATGAAAAATGAGGGGACCCTAAAGATTCCAGCTATTAATGTCAATGATTCAGTAACCAAG AGTAAATTTGATAACTTGTATGGTTGCCGAGAGTCGCTCATTGATGGCATTAAGCGTGCCACCGATGTTATGATCGCAGGGAAGGTGGCAGTGGTTGCTGGCtatggagatgtcgggaaaggctGTGCTCAGGCATTGAGAGCGTTTGGTGCTAGAGTCATCATTACAGAGATTGACCCCATCAATGCCCTGCAGGCGGCTATGGAGG GTTATGAGGTCACCACGATGGATGAAGCTTGCAAAGAAGGGAACATATTTGTCACTACAACAGGATGCACTGACATCGTGGACGGAAA ACACTTTGAGGAGATGAAGGACGATTCCATTGTATGCAACATTGGTCACTTTGACATTGAACTGGATGTGAAGTGGTTGAATAAAAACGCCGTTAAGAAAGTGAACATCAAACCGCAG GTGGAcagatacctcttgaaaaataaaCGGCACATCATTCTTCTTGCTGAGGGCCGTCTGGTGAATTTAGGATGTGCTATGGGTCACCCGAGCTTTGTTATGAGTAACTCGTTTACCAATCAGGTTATGGCTCAAGTTGAACTTTGGACCAACACTGATAAATATCCTGTAGGAGTGTATTTCCTACCCAAGAAG CTTGACGAAGCCGTGGCTGCTGCTCACCTAGACAAGCTTGGAGTAAAACTGACAAAGCTTACGGAAAAACAAGCCAAGTACCTTGGCCTTGAAAAGGAGGGACCGTTCAAGCCTGATCATTACAGATACTGA